The bacterium DNA window GACTTCAAGGTTAAGCCAATAATTCCGGAATTACCTGTGCTACCGTCGATCTGCTCAGCCTGTGAGGCGAACTGCCCAACTCCCAATCTCGCTCCGACACCCTGAGAGTAGCAGTCAGTGGCAAAAAGCAAAAATAAAACTATTTTAAAAAAGCGATTTTTCATTAATCTTCCAAATTATTCTTCTAATAATCCTCTTTAAAGGATAATCATAATTAACGAAATTTCAAGCTATTAATTAAATTATCTCTTTTATTCGATTTTTTATTCTCTCAAAAACGCTCTCAATACTGCCTTCGCCGTTGATTACAACAAATCTTTCTGGTTCTCTACCAGCAATCCACAGGTAGCCAGCTCGGACTTTCTCAGTGAACTCGCGGGATTCAGCCTCGAGTCTATCAGGTTTCTTGCCTGATTTAGCCATTCTTTCTGCCGCTGTCCCAGGGCTTACATCGAGAAAAAATGTAAGGTCAGGTTTCAAACCGCCAGTGGCAAACAGGCAAGTTTTCATTACCTCTTCGGGATCGAGCCCCCTCGCAAAACCTTGGTATGCCACCGATGAATCGAAAAACCTGTCCGAGATAACCCATTTACCGCTTTTTAATGCAGGAAGTATGACTTCATCGACAAGTTGCGCTCTTGCCGCTAAATAAAGCATAAGTTCAGCTTTGGGCGAAATAGCAAAATTGTTGTGTGAAAGAAGAATTTTCCTTACCGCCTCGGCAAATTTTGTTCCGCCTGGCTCTCTTGTCAGAATAACATCAAAACCCAGCCCAACAAGATAATCATAAAGCATTTTTGCCTGCGTAGTCTTACCGCTACCGTCAATGCCTTCATAGGTGATAAACTTGCCGAAATTCATAACTTCTCCTCTTCAGCTATAAGTCTTTTGTGAAGCACCTTCTCGGCAGAAGCAACAAAATCCTTAGGCAGGATTATGAACACCGATTGATTGGTAGTTCCTATGTGATGATAAGGAATAGCATTTTTCTCGAGGATTTCTGTTATCAAAACTATTGCTTCAGCGCTGTGTGCTATTCCGTATCCGCTCGCAGCAACCAATCCAGCATCGTAAATTCTGAATGTATCTCGCCCGGTATCTCTTATAAGTTTATCAACTTCGGGAAGCTGGTCCGGCAAAATCCAGAAACTAAGCCTTATGTTCACATTCTCCACGGTAACCGATGGATTTCTTAAGTTGGTTCTAAGCTCGTCAAGTTTCCTGACAACATTTCGGAAAGATTCCCTGGGTAATGTGGCTTCAATCCAGTAAATTTCCGGGTGAGATGATACGGCAATAAATTTTGCCCCTTCGAGAGATTTTGACTTTACCATGGTATAGTTCCCTTCCTTCATGCTTGAGGCAAGGACTAATTTTACGCCGAATTTCCTTGCCATCTCTACGGCGCGCGAATGAACGACCTTCGCGCCAAAAAATGTCATATCGAACAATGTTTCATAATCTATTTCATCTATATGTCTTGCACCTTTAACTTTTTTGGGGTCAGCTGAGTATATGCCATCCACATCTGAGTATATTTCGCACACATCGGCACCGAGAGCACATGCTAATGCTACTGCCGTAGTATCCGACCCACCGCGTCCAAGCGTTGTTATCTCACGCCGACCCGAAACACCCTGAAAGCCCGCTACTATAACTATTTTGTCATTATTAAGCTCCTCTATTATTCTGTTCGCCCGAATTTCCACAATCCTTGCGCGAGTGTGATTATCGTCGGTTATTATTCCGCTTTGCGAACCTGTGAAAGAAATTGCTCTACCTCCATTGCACCATATAGCCATGGAAAGAAGAGCCATCGAAATCCTCTCGCCCGCTGTGAGAAGCATATCAAGTTCCCTTTCCGGAGGATTGGGAGAAACAAGCTTGGCAAACTCAAGAAGCCTATCGGTTGTGTCAGACATTGCGGAAACCACGACAACCAGCTTTTCGCCGCTTTTTTGCCTTTTTACTATCTTCTTTGCGACCTGCTTTATGCGGCTTATCGTCGCGACACTTTTACCGCCGTATTTCTGGACTGTTATCTGCATAAGTCACGAGAACCTGGCATAAATGTAGATTATCATTATAAGCGCAAGAAGAAACGGCAGGACTCCCAGACCAACCTCTATGGCACCGAAAAGTCCGAACCTTTTCTCGCGTTCGACACGGAAATTAGCTATAATTCCCGCCACCGCGAAAGGGAAGGCAGAGAAATACAAAGCAACCGCAATACCAACCATTATTCCGCTCGTCTCGGAAATCTTAATCGCAATAGACTGAATTATGAATCCCAGTATGACAAGGATAAAAGACAGATGTGCTAATTCTTTTGGTCTTCCGAACATTTTTCCTCCAAACTGCTTTTAACATAAAATTACCCTAAAATTCTGTGTAAGTCCATTTAATTTTACCTCCTTGCAAGAATCAAGTTTTCAAAGCCAATTCAGCACAAATGATATCAAAAAGTATATCGTAAAAAAATCTTGACAATCAACTTTTGATTTTTAATTTCTTACACTGATGCGGGAGTAGCTCAGGTGGTAGAGCGCTACCTTGCCAAGGTAGTCGTCGCGGGTTCAAGTCCCGTCTCCCGCTTATTTTTTGGCGGCGTAGCCAAGTGGTAAGGCAGAGGCCTGCAAAGCCTCGATTCACCGGTTCGAATCCGGTCGCCGCCTGAATTGGAAAACAACAAAAGTAGATGCTAAAAATAAAAAACAAAATACTCTCGTCAGCCAACCTATCATATCACTTGACAGAAACAAAAATTTTTGCTTTTATACCCTCAAAGGGGGAAATTAAATGAAAATAGAAAAGTTAAAGGAGCTGATAAAACTTGTTGAGGAAAGTGAGATATCATCGCTTGAAATCCATTACTTTCTTGGCAAAAAGATAGTTATAAAGAAGAATCAGAACCACTTTGCTGTGCAGCCGGTTATAACTGGTCCTGCTGCCGTAGCAGGCACAGAGGCTAAATCATTACCTGTCAAGGAAGAATCAAAGCCACAGGAAGCAGAACAAGCAAAGGAAGAGGCAAAAGAAGAAGAACTGGAAGAGGAAAAGTTATACAAACTTACGGCACCAATGGTTGGAACATTTTACAGGCGACCATCACCGGGCTCACCTCCTTATGTTGAGGTGGGCGACCACATAAAGCCGGGTCAGGTTGTTTGCCTTATAGAGGCGATGAAGCTATTCAACGAAGTAAAAAGTGAAGTTTCAGGCACTATAAAGAAAGTTCTTGTCGAGGACGCCTCACCAGTAGAATTCGGTCAACCTTTGTTTTTGGTCGAACTCGATTGAGGGTAGATCATGCTCGACTTAGTGGCACTTCTCAAAAAAATGCCCGAATTGCCAGCCTCGGACCTACATCTAAGAGTTGGAACGAGACCAGTCTATAGGGTTAATGGAAAATTGGTTCGGGTGAATTTGCCGCCGGTAACTCAAGAGGACATGGAAAGGCTTGTTCATCAAATACTTACGCCAGAAAGACTTCAGAGATTCAAGAAAGAATACGAACTCGACTTTGCCTATCAGCTTGAGACTGGCGAGAGATTCAGGGTAAACCTTTTCCACCAACGGGAAACATACGCCGCTGCGATAAGGTTGATAAATACATATATTCCATCGTTCGAGGAGCTTAATCTTCCTGATGTGATAAGAAAAATAGCCGATAACCGTCGTGGACTTGTGCTCGTTACCGGAGTTACTGGTTCGGGTAAGTCGACAACGCTTGCCGCGATGATAGACTATATAAACTCTACGCGCGCTGAGAACATAATAACCATAGAGGACCCCATAGAGTATCTCCACACCAATAAAAAAAGCATTATAGCCCAAAGAGAGCTTGGGATAGACACGCTCTCATTTGCCGAGGCATTAAGGCGAGCAATGCGCCAAGACCCCGATGTGATACTTCTCGGGGAGATCCGAGATGCTGAAACGATGCAGATAGCGTTAATGGCTGCTGACACCGGACATCTCGTGCTTTCAACACTTCATACGCTCGATGCTTTGCAGACAATCTATCGAATTCTTTCCTTCTTCCCGCCTCATCAGCATCAGGAAATAAGGCTTGTGCTTTCGTCAACCCTAAGGGCAATAATCTCTCAGCGTCTCGTTCCGAGGTCGGACAAACCGGGGCGTGTCCCCGCTGTGGAAATACTCATTGGAACCGCAGCAGTAAGAGAATGTATAGTTAATCCCGAGAAAACATCGGGGATACGCGACCTTATTGCAGAAGGCACAGTGCAATACGGAATGCAAACTATTGACCAGTCGCTGTTTTACTTCTACCAGCGTGGTATGATTTCACTCGAGACCGCGCTTGCTAATGCCTCGAATCCTGATGATTTCAAGCTAAGAGTTGCTGGTGTCGTTGGTGGTTCCGATCGCGGATGGAAAGAATTTGAGATAGAAAAACTGAAGGAAAAGCGCGCAAAGGAAGACAAAGAAAGTGATAAGAGTGAGGACGAAGAGCCTCCACTTGCTGAGAATAGAGGATTTGATCTTTAACAAATTATTCTGTGATATTGACTTATTGTTTTAGATAGTTATTTTTTATAGGGTCCGTGCTAAGCGGGGGGTTGCCGGTCCCCTGAACCCGAAACCCGGCATATGCGGGGCTTAATTCCCGCTCTGAGGTTCACCTGTTTTCGGGCAGGTTTTGCGGCGGTGGCGATGATGTTCAGGTCCTGCGCAAACAGCGCTATCTGAACCCCGCCAGGCCCGGAAGGGAGCAACGGTAGGATAGTTAGCTGTTGTGCCGCAGGGTAGCCTGAACGGAGTCACCAAAGCAAGACCACCGAAATACAAGGGAATCGAGGAGCGGGTGCACGGACCCACAAGGTTCCAAAAAGGAGCTATAATGCTTTATGTAGGAATAATACTGGTATTAATAGGGATACTAAGTATAGCACTCCTCTTATTACACAGGCGTCGCACAGAACCACCCACCGAATCCCAGATAGAAAGCGAAGCAAAAATCGAGGAGAAAATAAACTTCATAACTCAAGGCCTTCCCGAATACGACGACATTGTCGAAATCCTCGAATCAGAAGACCCAACCGTAGTAAAATTGTCACGCATATTCGATAAACTGCTTCTAAGCAATAGGATATCAGCCGCTGAAAAAATAGCTGACCTTATACTCGAAATAGCCCCTGAGTCAGCAGTAGGATACATGCGATTAGGACTCGTATCCATGAGAAGAGGAAATTTCGAGAAAGCCGAAAGATACCTGAGAACCGCGCTGGACATATCTCCTTCGCTCGTCAAAGCTATGAATAACCTTGCATACATCCTCAACTACCAGAAAAGATTTGCGGAAACCGTTGAGCTAATGGAAAAAAACATGGACATCGTAAACCAAAACACTGTGGCAATGATAAACCTTGCCATAGCTTATTTTCATCTCGATAAAATTAAGAATGCATTTGAGCTTCTTAATAAAGTTTACAAGAAAGACCAGCAAATACCTGAGGTGCACCTTTACATAGGTCATTGCCTAATGAAACTTGGCGAACATGATAAAGCAATGCTGGCTTACCAACGCTATAAAGCTTTGGTTGGGCAGGAAGGCGCCGAGAAACCAAGCGATGAAGCAGGAAAAGCCGAAGAGTCTCAGCAAGAGATACCTCAAACAGAAATAGCTACCGAGAAGAAAGAAATAGTCATCTCTGAAAAAGAGGACGAAAAGGAATCCGAACAGCCCCAAAACCCCGATGAAGAGCTTCTGGACGAAGAGAAATGAAGATTAAGTAATTTATTAACCCACCATTTCCCAGACTGTAAAAATATCTCAACTAAACCATTGCGTTTACCCTATTTTAGGCTATTTTATCTCAAGTAAAGGAAGGAGTATC harbors:
- a CDS encoding aspartate kinase, with the protein product MQITVQKYGGKSVATISRIKQVAKKIVKRQKSGEKLVVVVSAMSDTTDRLLEFAKLVSPNPPERELDMLLTAGERISMALLSMAIWCNGGRAISFTGSQSGIITDDNHTRARIVEIRANRIIEELNNDKIVIVAGFQGVSGRREITTLGRGGSDTTAVALACALGADVCEIYSDVDGIYSADPKKVKGARHIDEIDYETLFDMTFFGAKVVHSRAVEMARKFGVKLVLASSMKEGNYTMVKSKSLEGAKFIAVSSHPEIYWIEATLPRESFRNVVRKLDELRTNLRNPSVTVENVNIRLSFWILPDQLPEVDKLIRDTGRDTFRIYDAGLVAASGYGIAHSAEAIVLITEILEKNAIPYHHIGTTNQSVFIILPKDFVASAEKVLHKRLIAEEEKL
- a CDS encoding dTMP kinase, which encodes MNFGKFITYEGIDGSGKTTQAKMLYDYLVGLGFDVILTREPGGTKFAEAVRKILLSHNNFAISPKAELMLYLAARAQLVDEVILPALKSGKWVISDRFFDSSVAYQGFARGLDPEEVMKTCLFATGGLKPDLTFFLDVSPGTAAERMAKSGKKPDRLEAESREFTEKVRAGYLWIAGREPERFVVINGEGSIESVFERIKNRIKEII
- a CDS encoding tetratricopeptide repeat protein, whose translation is MLYVGIILVLIGILSIALLLLHRRRTEPPTESQIESEAKIEEKINFITQGLPEYDDIVEILESEDPTVVKLSRIFDKLLLSNRISAAEKIADLILEIAPESAVGYMRLGLVSMRRGNFEKAERYLRTALDISPSLVKAMNNLAYILNYQKRFAETVELMEKNMDIVNQNTVAMINLAIAYFHLDKIKNAFELLNKVYKKDQQIPEVHLYIGHCLMKLGEHDKAMLAYQRYKALVGQEGAEKPSDEAGKAEESQQEIPQTEIATEKKEIVISEKEDEKESEQPQNPDEELLDEEK
- a CDS encoding type IV pilus twitching motility protein PilT → MLDLVALLKKMPELPASDLHLRVGTRPVYRVNGKLVRVNLPPVTQEDMERLVHQILTPERLQRFKKEYELDFAYQLETGERFRVNLFHQRETYAAAIRLINTYIPSFEELNLPDVIRKIADNRRGLVLVTGVTGSGKSTTLAAMIDYINSTRAENIITIEDPIEYLHTNKKSIIAQRELGIDTLSFAEALRRAMRQDPDVILLGEIRDAETMQIALMAADTGHLVLSTLHTLDALQTIYRILSFFPPHQHQEIRLVLSSTLRAIISQRLVPRSDKPGRVPAVEILIGTAAVRECIVNPEKTSGIRDLIAEGTVQYGMQTIDQSLFYFYQRGMISLETALANASNPDDFKLRVAGVVGGSDRGWKEFEIEKLKEKRAKEDKESDKSEDEEPPLAENRGFDL
- the accB gene encoding acetyl-CoA carboxylase biotin carboxyl carrier protein; translated protein: MKIEKLKELIKLVEESEISSLEIHYFLGKKIVIKKNQNHFAVQPVITGPAAVAGTEAKSLPVKEESKPQEAEQAKEEAKEEELEEEKLYKLTAPMVGTFYRRPSPGSPPYVEVGDHIKPGQVVCLIEAMKLFNEVKSEVSGTIKKVLVEDASPVEFGQPLFLVELD